Genomic DNA from Coregonus clupeaformis isolate EN_2021a chromosome 9, ASM2061545v1, whole genome shotgun sequence:
cagcttgctagctaacagGAGATACTACCTAGCGTAGACAAGTGTGTTGGTGTTTGCACAGCAATAATCTATACCAATTTTATACTAAATCCCACTCAATGCAGAAATCGTTACTAAATTTGCTTCACTAACTAGCTGTGtctgttggttagctagctatataactAGCTAGCCTAGATGTCTATTTTGATTAAGTAcagtactagctagctaacgttactcgCCAACTACTCTGTATCTCAGACGTCCACCGTTTGTTTTTTTCATCATGgcgagttagctagctaaatacgGATTGAGTTATGTTAACGTGACATAAAAATACGTTGATAAATGATTTGATGTGTTAATGGCTGATTAGCTATGTATTTGTTGCCCTCTGTtctcgctagctagctatatttcctTGGGTTTTCTATTTTTAGAGCCACCAAAAATGACAACAGCGGCGAGACCGACGTTTGAGCCagcgagaggagggagagggaagggagagggcgATCTCAGTGCGTTGTCCAAACAGTACTCCAGCCGAGATCTGCCTGGTCACACAAAGATCAAATACAGGTGAGTGACACAAGTAACACAACCTATCCTTGTTGTGGTGTGACATCTTGGCATCAGTCTTACCCCATATGGCTTAGTGCTGCACTGCACCAGTAGTTGGGAACAGGTCCTTCTGGTTGAAGATGAAGTGATGTTTCactctgtgtccctgtctcatCCCCTCAGGCAGCCCACCCAGGATGCCCCAGAGGAGGTGCGTGCCCGTGACTTCcgcagagagctggaggagagggagcGTGTTGCTGTCCGGGagaagaccagagagaggggacctAGAGGTGGGTATCCAGGCATACACATAAACTCAGACCCGAGGTAAAGATTGAACTGAACTTAAAATATTGTCTGCTGTGTGTAAAGAAGATCAAGATGATTTTAGCATCTGACGTACCATTATGCCCAAAGGTTATTTTTTGTTGACATGAGTCGTCTGCAGGGGATTTCATCTCAAGCCAGTATCATTAAAATTATGGTTTCTCTTTTTAATTTTCAGAACACACCACATCTTCATCCTCGTCCTCAAAGAGGCCCAGACTAGATCAAATCCCTGCTGCCAACCTGGATGCAGATGACCCTCTCACTGACGTAGGTGCCAAATGTTCATCCACCTGTCACATTAAAGTCtgtgcttcttttttttttgaaAGCTCAGCCTCTAACCTTCATTGTTTTATGTTTTTGGGTATAGGATGATGAGGAAGATGATGACTCTGAGGACAGTGATGACGATGACACTGCGGCTCTGCTGGCTGAACTGGAGAAGATCAAGAAGGAGCGGGCTGAGGAGCAGGAACGCAAGGTAAGGCCGCCAACGCAGTGACACGAGTCGCTACAAGATGATCAATAGCTGCAAGGTCACAGTCGTGCCAGTTAAGTCCAGCcaaatgcaaatggatttctcaGGTATTGCTGAGTAGTAGAAGAGAATAGGGCTCCATTGACCTGCTAAATGAATGGGTTGTTTTGtttgatacactacatggccaaaagtatgtggacacctgctagtcgaacatctcattccaaaatcatgggcattaatatggagttggtcccccctttgctgctataacagcctccactcttctgggaaggctttccactatatgttggaacattgctgcggggacttgcttccattcagccacgagcattagcgAGGTTGGGCACTGCTGTTGagggattaggcctggctcgcagtcggcattccaattcctttccaaaggtgttcgatggggttgaagtcagggctctgtgcaggtcagtcaagttcttccacaacgatctcgacaaaccatttctgtatggacctcgttttgtgcacgggggcattgtcatgctgaaacaggaaagggccttccccaaactgttgctacaatgttggaagcacagaatcgtctagaatgtcattgtatgctgtagcgttaagatttcccttcactggaactaaggggcctagcccaaaccatgaaaaactgccccagaccattattcctcctccaccaaactttacagttggcactatgcattcgggcaagtagcattctcctggcatccgccaaacccagattcttctGTCGgagtgccagatggtgaagcgtgattcatcactccagagaatgcatttccactgctccagagtccaatggcggcgagctttacaccactcaggccaacacttggcattgcgcatggtgaacttaggcttgtgtgcggctgctcggccatggaaacccatttcatgaagctcccgacgaacagttattgtgctgacgttgcttccagaggcagtttggaactcggtagtcagtgttgcaaccgaggacagacgatttttatgtgctacgcgcttcagcactctgcggtcctgttctgtgagcttgtgtggcctaccacttcgcggctgagccgttgttgctcctagacgtttccacttcacaataacagcactttcaGGTTGAcctggcagctctagcagggcagaaattggactaactgacttgttggaaaggtggcatcctaagacggtgccacgttgaaagtcactgagctcttctgtaaggccattctactgccaatgtttgtgtatggagattgcatggcggtgtgctcgattttatacacctgtcagcaacgggtgtggctgaaatagccgaatccactaatttgaaggggtgtccatatacttttgtccATGTAGTGTATAATCCCTGTCAGACAttttctgatatatatatattttttatttcacctttatttaaccaggtaagccagttgagaacaagttctcatttacaactgcgacctggccaagataaagcaaagcagtacgattaaaaaaaacaacaacacagagttacatatggggtaaacaaaacataaagtcaaaaatacaaacagaacatatatatacagtgtgtgtgaatgtagtaagttatggaggtaaggcaataaataggccatagtgcaaaatagttacaatttcgtatttcAATATATAcatattgattcttgaagaatatcacttataaatgcctcatgagcttagttcaactgtcaaaccccatcagaacccaaaatataagattgttttactccaatgtttgtaaacattgtaaatgCCTCAAAACATGCTTGAAACTAATGTTGATATATTGGATGGTCAGTACTTGCATCTATAGCTctgttacatttctccaggctcatccctcagctttttacaaaACAAAATAGGCGGGTATGACGCTTTGCTATTGTTTCAACTAAGGACTGGCCCTTTAAACATGTCTACCATTTTTGTTGATTTTTGAGATGCTTGCAAGCAACTATCTGAGCCTTTTATCAAGGCCAATCAGAAAGCGTTGCTAAGAGCAATACTTTAGCCAATGAGAGATTTGCCCCTGGTCCTCTTTGACCACCATGTTTCGTGTTCTGTGCCAGGAGCGGGAGCAGAAAgctgaggaggagaggatccGCATGGAGAACATCTTGAGTGGGAATCCTCTGCTCAACCTGGctgggcagcagcagcagcagcaacagataGTCCCCACCCCGACTGCCTTCAGCGTCAAgaggaggtaaacacacacacacacacacacaactgcctGGGACATGGCTGTGGATGGCTGTTGTGTTACATCctctcctgtctctttctctctaaggTGGGACGATGACGTAGTGTTCAAGAACTGTGCAAAGGGAGTGGATGAGGCACGCAGGGAGAAACGCTTTGTCAACGACACTCTGCGCTCCGAGTTCCACAAGAAATTCATGGAGAAATATGTGAAGTAGGACTTACAGCTCTGCTTTGAAGGTGTTTCATTTCACTCGGCTCTGCTCTGTTCCAGTTCATCACTGACTGGTAGGGATTGGTCTGTAAACATTGAATGAACCTGAAGAATGGAGTGACTTTACATGGAACATTTTGGCCCCCCACGCACCGAATCCTCTGTATATAAATTAATCTAATGCTTGACCTGAAAACAGATGAACTAGTTTTGTTTAGTGTAAAAGCATTTTCTACCATTGAAAGGAATGGTTGCAATTGCGACACCATCATCAATGTCAACTTTTTGTTATTTTTCTTTTACGTAACCTTTTTTTAAGTGATGTTAATGTCAATAAACAAAGCAATAAATAAAACCTTTGTCTGTGAGAGGGCTTTTATGGTTTTGTCATTGCTTTTAGCTTTGTGCCCAGGAGTTATAATTCTCCAATGGCAAGCTCCAAAGCATGCCTTTTTCCTCTTCtttaaaatgttttggggggctTATTTTGTGGTACATGAAAGCCTATGTGGCACATTACCTTCATGACTCATGCCTTTTAATTGAGATGAAGAGGTTAAACCTTTCTTCATAGGATGTTTATATTTGCCTTCAGCGTCAAGAGGAGGTTCACACACTGGTGAATGAGTCCACTGAATTAGAGGGGAGATTCAGCAACTCTTTAACGGACAATGGAAGTTAATTAAAACGCTTATttaatacactgctaaaaaaaataaagggaacacttaaacaacacaatgtaactccaagtcaatcacacttctgtgaaatcaaactgtccacttaggaagcaacactgattgacaatacatttcacatgctgttgtgcaaatggaatagacaacaggtggaaattataggcaattagcaagacacccacaataaaggagtggttctgcaggtggtgaccacagaccacttctcagttcctatgcttcctggctgatgttttggtcacttttgaatgctggcggtgctttcactctagtggtagcatgagacggagtctacaacccacacaagtggctcaggtagtgcagctcatccaggatggcacatcaatgcgagctgtggcaagaaggtttgctgtgtctgtcagcgtagtgtccagagcatggaggcgctaccaggagacaggccagtacatcaggagacgtggaggaggccgtggagggcaacaacccagcagcaggactgctacctccgcttttgtgcaaggaggagcaggaggagcactgccagagccctgcaaaatgacctccagcaggccacaaatgtgcatgtgtctgctcaaacggtcagaaacagactccatgagggtggtatgagggcccgacgtccacaggtgggggttgagcttacagcccaacaccgtgcaggacgtttggcatttgccagagaacaccaagattggcaaattcgccactggcgccctgtgctcttcacagatgaaagcaggttcacactgagcacatgtgacagacgtgacagagtctggagacgtcgtggagaacgttctgctgcctgcaacatcctccagcatgaccggtttggcggtgggtcagtcatggtgtggggtggcatttatttggggggccgcacagccctccatgtgctcgccagaggtagcctgactgccattaggtaccgagatgagatcctcagaccccttgtgagaccatatgctggtgcggttggccctgggttcctcctaatgcaagacaatgctagacctcatgtggctggagtgtgtcagcagttcctgcaagaggaaggcattgatgctatggactgacccgccattccccagacctgaatccaattgagcacatctaggacatcatgtctcgctccatccaccaacgccacgttgcaccacagactgtccaggagttggcggatgctttagtccaggtctgggaggagatccctcaggagaccatccgccacctcatcaggagcatgcccaggcgttgtagggaggtcatacaggcacgtggaggccacacacactactgagcctaattttgacttttcttaaggacattacatcaaagttggatcagcctgtagtgtggttttccactttaattttgagggtgactccaaatccagacctccatgggttgatacatttgatttccattgatactttttgtgtgattttgttgtcagcacattcaactatgtaaagaaaatgtatttaataagattatttcattcattcagatctaggatgtgttattttagtgttccctttatttttttgagcagtgtataagtaAAACCAATGCGAAGGCCAAAAGCCGAAACAGTTTGGTTTTACTTGTAATAGTGTTTTAATTAACTTCCATTGTCCTCCAATAGTTGCTGAATCTCCCCTTTACTTCAGTTTGCTCTTCaattcatgcaccttggttggTGAGCGAGGTAGCAGCAGTACTCCCTTTCCTTTGGTGAATGAGTCCAGCCATATTCTGCATAAGGCACCACACTATTCAGTGTGGCAGAGAAACGTGGAAAGATTAATAGAGAAATAAGTATCTGTATTATTTTGTCTGCTTTGATGAGCTAAGCTGTTCCCACTGAATAATGGCCTTTTTAGAGCAAAGGTATGGTTTCTCGCTTGTGAATTTAAGCTTGCCAGATGTTATTTTCCTCAGGGTGATAAAGGCAAACATTTAGGTCTGCAGATATGCTTGACATTCATTTTGGGATGGTGTGATTGTATGTTAGTGTTGCAATAGACACATTCTTCACTTCAATTATGATGACTTACTTATTCCTTTCAGCAAATGAGGTCCTCAGCCAGTAGTGCATCTCCAGGGAACTCTGTTCTGGGTGGTTTTCTTGACCTTATTCCATGTGGTTCCTGCCTTCTTCATTTCCACCTCACTTTATTGGTAGGTCTTTTGTTCAACCCTTCATACCAAAGTTAAGAATAGTACAAACTGTTTTGGGAGACAGGTAATTCAGTATGTCTCGTTGGGAAACGTAGCAAAACGATTAACTGGCTGAATGCAACCCATGTTTTGGTTTGTTCAATTATGTTGTTCAGTTCTACAATGTTACTTTGCTGACCTTGTACACAATGTTTTTAGCCATGCTCAGAGGAAAATGGAAATAAAATACGAATAAGAAAGAATGCACTTGTTCATTCAGTTTGTTCTCTAACCATGCACTTTGGTTGAATGCATTGGCCGTATGCTTTTTCATTGTTACTTGACAGAATACAAAAGGTACATGCCATTGGAAGACCTTCCTCAGACAATGTTTGACTGACAGTCTTTGTGATTGCAATACCGCAGTCCTCAGATGTATAGAAGTCATTCTATTCCCGGCTGTTCTCTTTCACTCAAAGGATGAACAGTAATCATAAAGGGCCCGATTCCGACTTAGGAATGTATGCCTTTCCTaggcacttctcagtagttgctATTCAGAGGTGTGTAACGGGCTTTGCAAGGCTGGTTACATTGCGAAAGCTGAAAAAATGTAATTCAAtcactgaaaaccctcccacctGCAGGCCAATagattttctcgtggagttttcattcaatgaggttttcagtacatttatcttaagccatccctttaaatagggCATACCTTTAATTAGAAATGTGTCAACAGACTAGAATACATTGAGAGAATGGGTTCAGAAAATAGGGTTCAATGAAAGAAAGTAatctaaatatatacatattcatCTCCGTTTCAACACCAACTGGTAGATTAAAAAAgactgatcttgtagattatttaggcacattttagggttaggaaagtatgtatgaatcataaaaaaaaaCTGGTTTGGAGAGTCTTTACgcatgaaatatattgatgaataaaaaattcCAATGGTTTGAGTCATTCAGAAAATGGTTATGTTtaacccatggtaatgttggaagattaATGTATATAAaattataatagggagaatagtgtacaatagtaggctataccctcatctattgcctgcactaaccatggaactATGTGATGACACAGCCAAGTATTGCGCCAAGTGTCTGGTTCAAACTGTTAGGGCTTGGTCTGCGCTCTGCTCCATAACAATTTCATTAAAAATATGATTaactgttactaatgatcctcTGCAACAAACCCATGGCCGTGACGGAGTTTAGAGAGGAAGCAAATGAAAGTAAGCAAAACAATGTAATGAAATTGTCCTccctagtggcgcagtggtttaaggcactgcatcgcagtgctagctgtgccactagagatcctggtttgaatccaggctctgtcgtagccggccgcaaccgggagacccatggggcggcgcacaattggcccagggtaggggagggaatggccggcagggatgtagctcagttggtagagcatggcatttgcaacgccagggttgtgggttcgattccagtataaaattctgcataatggaacacagcatttcataaactttactgtgggaaagttgatatgttgatatgcttcagtttgctgccacatgactggtttcacatttgtctccagtgattataaggtaaaatagatctaaaacaagtgtcatttatatttacaattcccttatccaaacggattactcaGTTACCTAGCACTTATCAATAGCTCTACCTGAATACTTTTTAAGTAACACctaatgtgtgagtgtgtgtgtgtgtttgtatgtatgtacagtgccttcagaaagtattcagaccccttgactttttccacattttgttgtgttacagcctgaatttaaaatgtattaaatgtcGATTTTCTTTGTCACTGGCATACATACAAAACCACATACAGTaatagtggaattatgtttttagaaatgtttacaagttgtaaattacagtgcatggacaatggtgttatttctattggAAAAAATAAAGTACATACTTTTCCCACTTGGAACTGGTAGGTTcactagaccttattcatggtttcctcatgCGTAAAATTggtggaattattagggaattaaaTAAAGGTCAGAATACtgcgtatctgtagacacacctccgccacaccttcatttattcgaTCTCCACCCAACACGAATGGCAATAGagaagtgcataaaaagggaataaCGTTCCATTTACGCGCGCTTAACTCAGGTCGGAATCAGGGCCACAGCGATTTGCTGCTGTAAAAATAAATACTGTATGAGATGAGCAAGCTGCAATAGCAAGAGTCTGACCTGAGCTGAACAAGGGTTATTCACGCTCCCATTCACAGCATTAACTGGACCATTGCTCCCTCTTTGATCTCACATTGTGCaacagtggaacaggttgagagcttcaagttccttggtgtccacatcaccaacaaactatcatggtccaaacacaccaagacagtcgtgaagagggcacgacaaagcctattccccctcaggagactgaaaagatttggcatgggtcctcagatcctcaaaaagttctacagctgcaccatcaagagcatcctgactggttgcatcaccgcctggtatggcaactgcttggcctccgaccgcaaggcactacagagggtagtgcatacggcccagtacatcactggggccaagcttcctgccatccaggacctctataccaggcagtgtcagaggaaggccctcaaaattgtcaaagactccagccaccctagtcatagactgttctctctgctaccgcacggcaagcggtaccggagcgccaagtctaggtccaaaaggcttcttaacagcttctacccccaagccataagactcctgaacagctaatcatggctacccggactatttgcattgctaccAAGGTcattggccctcctgtagctcagttggtagagcatggcgcttgcaacgcaagggttgtgggttcgtttcccacggggggccagtatgaaaaatgtatgcactcactaattggaagtcgctctggataagagtgtctgctaaatgactaaactgtaaactGTAACTAAACTGTCATTCCTACCAAGGTCATTGCTAAGGTCCACTCATTAAGAGCCAGTCTTTTCCAGACATTCCATTTCTCTGTAAACTAAGTGCTTCAGTATTACAAAAGGAAAGGGATTCCGTGATTTGGATTGAAACCCTCCACTGGCCGGACTGAAGGTGAAATCTCCCCAACTCAGTATCCTGCACCCTCTATGACCACAGTGCACTAATGTATTCGTATtaattagggatccccattagttactattcaaacacattaaggcacatcacacaaaaaaactaaaacagtACATATAACATCATTACATCCCTACATATCTACAACAAGGACATCAGCCAACTGAACCACGGCCTGTTCaacccgctaccatctagaaggcggagacagtacaggtgcatcaaagctgggaccgagagactgaaaaccagcttctatctccaggccatcagactgttaactaGTCACTACttgccggcctccacccagtaccctgccctgaaatttagtcactgttactagccggctaccacccggtacacAACCCTGCATCTTATAGAcggctgccctatgtacatagtcgttgaatactggtcactttaataatgtttacatactgtattctagtcaaggctcatcctatatactgtaactactgctgtacacaccttttctattcatgtactgtccataatgtctatacacaccatcatatgtCCCATATCTATCTATATTGCCACATCACCATATTGTGATACCCATGTTCCAGTCCCATTGAGTTAAAAatataattaatcatcacattaaaCAAGATGGGACTGGTTATGTGTGGGGTCCCATTTTCCATTTCACAAAAAGTGAGGGGTAACAGTGAGGGAGCTGTCCCAATATAAACCTGTATCAACCGTCCAAATAATACAACTCAAGATCCAATTACATCATCTCCCACAGATCCCTTAAGAGCACAATAGTCCTTCTGGCTACAGCTTGTCATAGGCCTTTCCATATCAAAgcaggtagttgggtgggctaaaaTGTCATTTAAAATGAACCCTAGAAATAGCAGTGTTGGGTGATTTGGAaggccatagtcaatcaatcaacaatataataatactcgtaggaaaggttttcatcttaaactcacaatctgtggatactatgtGATTAGAAAGGTTCAAAATGAATGTAAAacgataggtgggatgggctgggaTTAAAGAGCTCATGATCAGTAATGGTTATTACTGAAAACACTACAAATAATGTATACAGGAGATACCTGAATACTTTTTAAGAAACACctaatgtgtgagtgtgtgtgtgtgtgtttgtatgtatgtacagtgccttcagaaagtattcagaccccttgactttttccaaattttgttgtgttacagcctgaatttaaaatgtattaaatgtcGATTTTCTTTGTCACTGGCATACATACAAAACCACATACAGTaatagtggaattatgtttttagaaatgtttacaaattaattacaaatgaaaagctgaaatgtcttgagtcaataagtatgcaacccctttgttatgacaaggcTGAATAAATTGAGGAGTAAaactgtgcttaacaagtcacataataagcccatctgaaattagcccacccaactacctcatccccatattgttatttattttgctcatttgcaccccagtatctctatttgcacatcatctcttgcacatctatcattccagtgttaatactaattgtaattattttgcactattgcctatttattgccttacctccataacttgctacatttgtacacactgtatacagtgagggaaacaagtatttgatcccctgctgattttgtacgtttgcccactgacaaagaaatgatcagtctatcattttaatggtaggtttatttgaacagtgagagacagaataacaacaacaaaatccagaaaaacgcatgtcaaaaatgttataaattgatttgcattttcatgagggaaataagtatttgaccccctctcaatcagaaagatttctggctcccaggtgtcttttatacagataacaagctgagatttggagcacactcttaaagggagtgctcctaatctcagcttgttacctgtataaaagacacctgtccacagaagcaatcaatcaatcagattccaaactctccaccatggccaagaccaaagagctctccaaggatgtcagggacaagattgtagacctacacaaggcaggaatgggctacaagaccatcgccaagcagctttgtgagaaggtgacaacagttagtgcgattatttgcaaatggaagaaacacaaaagaactgtcaatctccctcggcctggggctccatgcaagatctcacctcgtggagttgcaatgatcattctgtcatattctgtctctcactgctcaaataaacctaccattaaaatgatagactgatcatgtctttgtcagtgggcaaacgtacaaaatcagcaggggatcaaatacttttttccctcactgtatatattttctgttgtatttttgactttatattttgttttaccccatatgtaactctgtgttgttgtttttatcgcactgctttgctttatcttggccaggtcgcagttgtaaatgagaacttgttctcaactggcttacctggttaaataaaggtgaaataaataaaataaaaataagttgcatggactcactctgtgtgcaataatagtgtttaacatgatttttgaatgacttcctcttctctgtatcccacacatacaattatctgtaaggtccctcagacaagcagtgaatttcaaacacagattcaaccacaaagaccagggaggttttccaatgtctcgcaaagaagggcacctattggtagatggatggtgccaggttttctccagacttgatgcttggcattcaggccaaagagttcaatcttggtttcatcagaccagagaatcttgtttctcatggtctgagagtctttaggtgccttttggcaaactccaagtgggctgtcatgtgccttttactgaggagtggcttccgtctggccactctaccattggtggagtgctgcagagatggctgtccttctggaaggttctcccatctccacagaggaactctggagctctgtcagagtgaccatcaggttcttggtcacctccctgaccaaggcccttctcccccgattgctcagtttagccaggCGGCCAGcactatgaagagtcttggtggttctaaacttcttccatttaagaatgatggaggccactgttcttggggaccttcaatgctgcataaatgtttttgtacccttccccagatctgtgcctcgacacaatcctgtctcggagctctatgaacaattcctttgaccgcatggcttggtttttgctctgacatgcactgtcaactgtgtgaccttatatagacaggactGTGGGaccttcccaaatcatgtccaatcaattgaattgaccacaggtggactccaatcaagttgtagaaacatctcaaggatgatcaatggaaacaggatgcacctgatctcaatttcgagtctcatagcaaagggtatgaatacttatgtaaaaaaggtatttTCTTTTATGATAAatgttatacatttgcaaaaaattctataaacctgttttcactttgtcattatggggtattgtgtgtcgattgatgaggacttttatttatttaaataatttcagaataaggcagtaacgtaacaaaatgtggaaaaagggaaggggtctgaatactttccgaaggcgctgtatgtataaagtaccagtcaaaagtttggacacacctactcattcaagggtttttctttcttttatttttttttttttacattgtagaataatagtgaagacatcaaaactatgaaataacacatatggaatcatatagtatccaaaacagtgttaaacaaatacaaatatatttgagatttgagattattcaaatagccaccctttgccttgatgacagctttgcac
This window encodes:
- the LOC121574353 gene encoding protein CWC15 homolog, translated to MTTAARPTFEPARGGRGKGEGDLSALSKQYSSRDLPGHTKIKYRQPTQDAPEEVRARDFRRELEERERVAVREKTRERGPREHTTSSSSSSKRPRLDQIPAANLDADDPLTDDDEEDDDSEDSDDDDTAALLAELEKIKKERAEEQERKEREQKAEEERIRMENILSGNPLLNLAGQQQQQQQIVPTPTAFSVKRRWDDDVVFKNCAKGVDEARREKRFVNDTLRSEFHKKFMEKYVK